In Pelecanus crispus isolate bPelCri1 chromosome 16, bPelCri1.pri, whole genome shotgun sequence, the following proteins share a genomic window:
- the C16H1orf232 gene encoding uncharacterized protein C1orf232 homolog, with product MTQGFWRLYKAKVLQTLGGAQADGVLQEEGDSPETMETAEPPALMEEGPSPMSQLARKVQGVGARGWRTLSSLFTREDEHQLLSPEPCADHPLAASPPEPPRSEKAPGFWDLFATKWQQASRPDKGVPPLEPGESPGEPPGDDGCDLREPEEGAFHWGFLASKLAEIRNKNAPKGT from the exons ATGACCCAGGGCTTCTGGCGGCTCTACAAGGCCAAAGTGCTGCAGAccctggggggggcacaggcagacggggtgctgcaggaggag GGAGACTCCCCCGAAACGATGGAGACAGCCGAGCCCCCCGCACTGATGGAGGAGGGacccagccccatgtcccagcTGGCgaggaag GTGCAGGGGGTGGGTGCCCGGGGCTGGCGGACGCTTTCGTCCCTCTTCACCCGCGAGGACGAGCACCAGCTGCTCAGCCCGGAGCCCTGCGCAGACCA CCCGCTGGCCGCCTCGCCGCCCGAGCCACCCCGCTCCGAGAAGGCGCCCGGCTTTTGGGATCTCTTTGCTACCAAGTGGCAGCAGGCGTCAAGGCCGGACAAGGGGGTGCCCCCCCTGGAGCCGGGCGAGAGCCCCGGGGAGCCGCCAGGCGATGATGGCTGCGACCTGCGGGAGCCGGAGGAAGGGGCCTTCCACTGGGGCTTCCTGGCCAGCAAACTGGCTGAAATCCGGAACAAAAATGCCCCCAAGGGCACCTAG
- the TRIM63 gene encoding E3 ubiquitin-protein ligase TRIM63 — protein sequence MDFQAGILQDGSPMESLEKQLICPICLEMFSKPVVILPCQHNLCRKCANDVFQAANPYWQNRGSVISGGRFRCPSCRHEVLLDRHGVYGLQRNLLVENIIDIYKQECSSRPLKKGKHPMCKEHEDERINIYCVTCEVPTCSMCKVFGAHKDCEVAPLQTIFQGQKTELNNCISMLVAGNDRIQTIISQLEDSCRSTEENSEAAKRELCARFDTLAALLEEKKSELLQRIAREQSDKTGFVQGLISQYKEQLEKSSRLVETAIQAMEETGGATFLMNAKQLIKTIVEASKGSRLEKIEHGYESMDAFSVSLDHLAEAVCALDFSPAEEDEEYFDGEEEEVEEDTAPERTVMGKRGGTAKPTSLGHSSHPWGSFRGLDPP from the exons ATGGATTTCCAAGCCGGCATCTTGCAGGATGGCAGCCCCATGGAGAGCCTGGAGAAACAGCTCATCTGCCCCATCTGCCTGGAGATGTTCAGCAAGCCGGTGGTgatcctgccctgccagcacaACCTCTGCCGCAAGTGTGCCAACGATGTCTTCCAG GCTGCCAACCCGTACTGGCAGAACCGGGGCAGCGTGATTTCGGGGGGCCGGTTCCGGTGCCCGTCGTGCCGCCACGAGGTGCTGCTGGATCGTCATGGCGTCTACGGGCTGCAGAGGAACCTGCTCGTGGAGAACATCATTGACATCTACAAGCAGGAGTGCTCAAG CAGGCCGCTGAAGAAGGGGAAGCACCCCATGTGCAAGGAGCACGAGGACGAGCGGATCAACATCTACTGCGTCACCTGCGAGGTCCCCACCTGCTCCATGTGCAAAGTCTTCGGTGCCCACAAGGACTGCGAGGTTGCCCCCCTGCAAACCATCTTCCAGGGCCAGAAG ACTGAGCTGAACAACTGTATCTCCATGCTGGTGGCGGGGAACGACCGGATCCAGACGATCATCTCCCAGCTGGAGGACTCATGCCGGAGCACCGAG GAGAACAGCGAGGCGGCCAAGCGGGAGCTGTGCGCTCGCTTCGACACCTTGGCAGCACTGCTGGAGGAGAAGAAGTCGGAGCTGCTGCAGCGCATCGCCCGCGAGCAGAGCGACAAGACGGGCTTCGTCCAGGGCCTCATCAGCCAGTACaaggagcagctggagaagtCGAGCCGGCTGGTGGAGACGGCCATCCAGGCCATGGAGGAGACCGGGGGGGCCACCTTCCTCATG AACGCCAAGCAGCTCATTAAAAC caTCGTGGAGGCCTCCAAgggcagcaggctggagaagatCGAGCATGGCTACGAGAGCATGGACGCCTTCTCGGTGAGCCTGGACCACCTCGCCGAGGCGGTCTGCGCCTTGGACTTCAGCCCCG CTGAGGAAGATGAGGAGTACTTCgatggggaggaagaagaggtggaggaggacaCAGCGCCCGAGAGGACGGTGATGGGTAAGAGGGGTGGCACAGCCAAGCCCACCTCCCTGGGACACTCAAGCCACCCATGGGGGAGCTTCAGGGGCTTGGACCCCCCTTGA
- the SLC30A2 gene encoding proton-coupled zinc antiporter SLC30A2: protein MAAGEEKRHLLSEGAGGSYLGAAQKNGHNSAQGQAPALELGARRSRHCHARGAAGRPGQQQRARRKLYLAASICLVFMVGEAVGGYLARSLAILTDAAHLLTDFASIMISLFALWVSSRPPTKTMNFGWHRAEILGALLSVLSIWVVTGVLVYLAAQRLLSANYDIEGGVMLITSACAVAVNVVMGVALHQTGHGHSHGAAGEQPNASVRAAFVHVVGDLLQSLGVLIASYIIFFKPEYKYVDPICTFLFSALVLGTTLTILRDVLLVLMEGTPKGMDFNAVRETLLAVQGVEAVHSLHIWALTAAQPLLSVHIAINASASAQEVLEEASSRLQGTFRFHTTTIQVESYSEEMRDCRECQPPRD from the exons ATGGCAGCCGGCGAGGAGAAACGGCACCTGCTGAGCGAGGGCGCAGGCGG GTCCTACCTGGGGGCCGCGCAAAAGAACGGGCACAACTCGGCGCAGGGACAGGCGCCCGCCCTGGAGCTGGGGGCGCGGCGCAGCCGGCACTGCCACGCGCGGggggccgccggccgccccggccaGCAGCAGCGGGCACGCAGGAAGCTCTACCTGGCCGCCAGCATCTGCCTCGTCTTCATGGTGGGGGAAGCCGTGG GCGGGTACCTGGCGCGCAGCCTGGCCATCCTGACGGACGCAGCCCACCTCCTGACGGACTTTGCCAGCATCATGATCAGCCTCTTTGCGCTCTGGGTGTCCTCACGCCCCCCAACCAAAACCATGAACTTCGGCTGGCACCGGGCAG AGATCCTGGGGGCCCTGCTCTCCGTGCTCTCTATCTGGGTGGTGACGGGTGTCCTGGTCTACTTGGCGGCCCAGCGCCTGCTCTCGGCCAACTACGACATCGAGGGCGGCGTCATGCTCATCACCTCCGCCTGCGCCGTGGCCGTCAATGTCGT GATGGGGGTGGCCCTGCACCAGACAGGGCACGGGCACAGCCATGGGGCAGCCGGCGAGCAGCCCAACGCCAGCGTCCGCGCTGCCTTCGTCCATGTCGTGGGGGACCTGCTGCAGAGCCTCGGCGTCCTCATTGCGTCCTACATCATCTTCTTTAAG CCTGAGTACAAGTACGTGGATCCCATCTGCACCTTCCTCTTCTCCGCGCTGGTGCTGGGGACGACGCTGACCATCCTCCGCGACGTCCTCCTTGTCCTCATGGAGG GCACCCCCAAAGGAATGGACTTCAACGCCGTGCGGGAGACGCTGCTGGCAGTGCAGGGGGTGGAGGCCGTGCACAGCCTCCACATCTGGGCGCTGACGGCGGCGCAGCCGCTGCTCTCGGTGCACATCGCCATCA ATGCGAGTGCCAGCGCgcaggaggtgctggaggaggccAGCTCCCGGCTGCAGGGCACCTTCCGCTTCCACACCACCACCATCCAGGTGGAGAGCTACTCCGAGGAGATGCGGGACTGCCGGGAGTGCCAGCCCCCCCGCGactga
- the PDIK1L gene encoding serine/threonine-protein kinase PDIK1L, translated as MVSSQPKYDLIREVGRGSYGVVYEAVVRKTSARVAVKKIRCHAPENVELALREFWALSSIKSQHPNVIHLEECILQKDGMVQKMSHGSSSSLYLQLVETSLKGEIVFDPRSAYYLWFVMDFCDGGDMNEYLLSRKPNRKTNTSFMLQLSSALAFLHKNQIIHRDLKPDNILISQSRMDASDSEPTLKVADFGLSKVCSASGQNPEEPVNVNKCFLSTACGTDFYMAPEVWEGHYTAKADIFALGIIIWAMLERITFIDTETKKELLGSYVKQGTAIVPVGEALLENPKMELLIPVKKKSMNARMKQLIKEMLAANPQDRPDAFELELRLVNIAFKDSSWDT; from the exons ATGGTGAGTAGCCAGCCTAAGTACGATCTAATACGGGAGGTTGGTCGTGGCAGTTATGGTGTGGTGTACGAAGCAGTCGTCAGGAAGACCTCTGCACGGGTCGCGGTGAAAAAGATTCGGTGCCATGCTCCAGAGAACGTGGAACTAGCTCTGCGTGAGTTCTGGGCACTTAGCAGTATCAAGAGCCAGCATCCCAACGTCATTCACCTGGAGGAGTGCATCTTGCAGAAAGATGGTATGGTGCAGAAGATGTCCCATGGCTCCAGTTCCTCCCTTTATTTACAG CTTGTAGAGACCTcattaaaaggagaaatagtCTTTGACCCCAGAAGTGCTTATTACCTCTGGTTTGTAATGGATTTCTGTGATGGAGGAGACATGAATGAGTATCTGTTGTCCCGAAAGCCGAACCGCAAGACCAACACCAGTTTCATGCTTCAGCTCAGCAGCGCACTGGCATTCCTGCACAAAAATCAGATTATTCATCGTGATCTCAAACCTGACAATATTCTGATATCTCAGAGCAGGATGGATGCCAGTGACTCGGAGCCTACCCTGAAAGTAGCTGATTTTGGGCTGAGTAAAGTATGTTCAGCCTCGGGACAGAATCCCGAGGAACCAGTCAACGTAAATAAGTGTTTTCTATCAACTGCGTGTGGGACTGACTTCTATATGGCCCCCGAAGTCTGGGAAGGACACTATACTGCCAAAGCAGACATCTTTGCTTTGGGGATTATAATCTGGGCAATGTTGGAAAGAATCACATTCATAGATACggaaacaaagaaagaactTCTGGGCAGTTATGTCAAGCAAGGGACAGCGATCGTGCCTGTTGGAGAGGCGCTTCTAGAAAACCCTAAAATGGAACTGCTCATCCCCGTAAAGAAAAAATCCATGAACGCTCGAATGAAGCAGCTGATCAAGGAAATGCTGGCTGCCAACCCGCAGGACCGACCCGATGCTTTTGAGCTAGAACTGCGATTAGTCAACATAGCTTTTAAAGACAGTAGCTGGGACACGTGA
- the ZNF593 gene encoding zinc finger protein 593, with protein sequence MSPRNGRRTGAHRAHSLARHLKTKRRRRDLDEIHGDLRPENAARLLRQEPDPDLPGCAQFYCLHCARYFVDLTSMKEHFRSKVHKKRLKQLREAPYTQEEAERAAGMGSYIPPKKVEVQTQPLEEVIEMEASS encoded by the exons ATGTCGCCGCGCAATGGCCGTCGCACCGGCGCCCACCGGGCGCACTCGCTGGCCCGGCACTTGAAGACGAAGCGGCGGCGCCGTGACCTGGACGAGATCCACGGGGATCTGCGGCCCGAGAACGCCGCTCGGCTGCTGCGGCAGGAGCCCGACCCCGACCTGCCGGGCTGCGCCCAGTTCTACTGCCTGCACTGCGC GCGCTACTTTGTGGACCTGACCAGCATGAAGGAGCATTTCAGGTCCAAGGTGCACAAGAAGAG GCTGAAGCAGCTGCGGGAGGCACCATACAcgcaggaggaggcagagcgCGCCGCCGGGATGGGCTCCTACATCCCCCCAAAGAAGGTGGAAGTGCAGACCCAGCCGCTCGAGGAAGTCATCGAGATGGAGGCATCCAGCTGA
- the FAM110D gene encoding LOW QUALITY PROTEIN: protein FAM110D (The sequence of the model RefSeq protein was modified relative to this genomic sequence to represent the inferred CDS: deleted 1 base in 1 codon), with the protein MVPLGSPPLAVCASSNLRLVAPGRGSPLAWLNRGPECPREPGGSGGRVPSAVERLEADKAKYVKSQQVINSRQEPALRGCSPRLSPRGRRLLARQQCSELCQGSELGREGPRKLPCPQSPVSRRAGSRRLLRPDSLIIYRQKRDCPGGDKENTKGSGLVRRLFQGPLRDKPPSSPPARGLDEGPPAPQSPETPMLWVPAEKEEVRTPGASSGSGGAGIFPLPGSPAAQPPRPPGKQALALRVSLPLSEKERFFNYCGLDRALVELLGQERFGPAGWDNASARLPGSCESEPGQASEGSEGDAGPGEDEPDVRLGSAVSVVERNARVIKWLYGCQRAWAAAKESTV; encoded by the exons ATGGTGCCTCTGGGCAGCCCCCCTCTCGCCGTCTGTGCCTCCAGCAACCTGCGCCTCGTGGCCCCCGGCCGTGGCTCCCCCCTGGCCTGGCTGAACCGGGGCCCTGAGTGCCCGCgggagccggggggcagcgggggccgggTGCCCAGCGCTGTGGAGCGGCTGGAGGCCGACAAGGCCAAATATGTCAAATCCCAGCAGGTCATCAACAGCCGGCAGGAGCCGGCGCTgcggggctgctccccccggCTCTCC CCCCGCGGCCGGCGCCTCCTCGCCCGTCAGCAGTGTAGCGAGTTGTGTCAGGGCTCGGAGCTGGGCCGGGAGGGCCCGCGGAAGCTGCCGTGCCCCCAGTCCCCCGTGTCGCGCCGGGCCGGCAGCAGGCGCCTGCTGAGACCCGACTCCCTCATCATCTACCGGCAGAAACGGGACTGCCCGGGAGGGGACAAGGAGAACACCAAGGGCTCCGGGCTGGTGCGACGCCTCTTCCAGGGACCCCTCAGAGAcaagccccccagctccccgccgGCCAGGGGGCTGGATGAGGGGCCGCCAGCCCCCCAGAGCCCCGAGACCCCCATGCTGTGGGTGCCCGcggagaaggaggaggtgaggaCGCCGGGTGCCAGCAGCGGCAGTGGCGGTGCTGGCATCTTCCCTCTGCCCGGCAGCCCTgcggcgcagcccccccggccccccggcaaGCAGGCGCTGGCTCTGCGCGTCTCCCTGCCGCTCTCGGAGAAGGAGCGGTTCTTCAACTACTGCGGGCTGGACCGGGCGCTGGTGGAGTTGTTGGGGCAAGAGCGGTTTGGGCCAGCGGGCTGGGACAATGCCTCGGCTCGGCTCCCTGGATCCTGCGAGTCGGAGCCTGGGCAGGCCTCGGAGGGCAGCGAGGGGGACGCGGGGCCGGGCGAGGACGAGCCAGATGTCCGGTTGGGCTCTGCCGTCTCGGTGGTGGAGCGCAACGCCCGCGTCATCAAGTGGCTCTACGGCTGCCAGAGAGCCTGGGCGGCTGCCAAGGAGTCCACCGTCTGA